The genomic window TGGCAGAATTGGTAGAGCAATTGCCGAAAAATGCCTGTCAGAATCTTTAAACCGACCTGTTTTGATGAGTATTTCAAGTACGATTGAACTGAACAAAAAACAATATTATGAATCTTTAAAACAAGCTCAAAGAACACTAGAAATCACAGATTGGATTCTTTATTTCTCTACATTGATTTTAGAATCACAGAAAAATGCCAAGCAAACAGTGCTTTTTACATTAGGTAAAACGAAATTTATAGACCGTTTTAAAAATCAAATGAATGAAAGACAATTGAAAGCTGTTTTGAAAATGTTTGAAAATGGTGTTGCTGGTTTTCAAGGAGGTATGACGGCTATAAAATATGTTTCTATCACAAAAACTTCAAGAGCAACAGCTACAAGAGATTTACAGGATTTGACCGAAAAAACCATTTTGATTCCAAAAGGAGAAGGAAGAAATAGAAGTTATGATTTGAATTTACTGTAAAAACACTATTTTTAAATTAACACTGAATTATTTCAAAATCGTACTTTTGCTTTATGGAAAACCCTTTCACCGACGAATATTTTATGAAGAAAGCCTTGCAAGAGGCAGAAATGGCTTTTGAAAAAGACGAAATTCCTGTTGGTGCACTAATCGTTATCGACAATAAAGTTATTGCCCGAGGCCACAATCTCACCGAAATGCTCAACGATGTCACTGCCCACGCTGAAATGCAAGCCATAACCGCGGCGGCCAATTTCTTGGGAGGGAAATATTTAACGGAGTGCACGCTTTATGTTACTTTGGAGCCTTGCCAAATGTGTGCTGGAGCTTTGTATTGGAGCCAGATTTCAAAAATTGTTTTTGGAGCCAGCGATGAACATCGTGGTTTCGAGAAAATGGGAACCCAATTGCATCCAAAAACTACTGTCGTTCGTGGGGTTTTGGCAAATGAAGCTTCGGAATTGATGAAGGCTTTTTTTGCT from Flavobacterium eburneipallidum includes these protein-coding regions:
- a CDS encoding nucleoside deaminase, encoding MENPFTDEYFMKKALQEAEMAFEKDEIPVGALIVIDNKVIARGHNLTEMLNDVTAHAEMQAITAAANFLGGKYLTECTLYVTLEPCQMCAGALYWSQISKIVFGASDEHRGFEKMGTQLHPKTTVVRGVLANEASELMKAFFARKRK